One region of Oryza sativa Japonica Group chromosome 5, ASM3414082v1 genomic DNA includes:
- the LOC4338272 gene encoding uncharacterized protein isoform X1 — MGGGGDLSPSSAPSSPSSSSEPLPHEFAEYAAVSPAIDGESDGCCVCDDPEVEAFLHGGRLQDRSLREAKELIRRYKPGDLVEGVCGTKSGDYVLPDITTFLLVGPRDAGKSALVNRITRVFDKDDDPDAPDRAQVSCNSKSTGTSFLREYRVPRNSNSICIYDTRSLSNNHENNFKMLQRWMTKGLSHGDIITWDNDNYSKIQNIKSMGRQYSFLRCKTRKVNFVIFVVNGASVLESIENNNKNYIDMLHKTFMYPFLSFGDDKPAVVVTHGDRLTAQQRMHVRNELVELLGIPLQQIFDISGCDDYETDLSVLDMLRYCIQHAEQNFPIKKNYLLEMHGRETLKQIAVGLMGFDAVIETAIIFLCIVILLLRVSDKLVQW, encoded by the exons atgggcggcggcggcgatctcaGCCCCTCCAGCGCCCCCTCCtccccgtcgtcgtcatcgGAGCCCCTTCCCCATG AGTTTGCCGAATACGCGGCCGTATCCCCGGCAATCGATGGCGAGTCCGACGGGTGCTGCGTCTGCGATGACCCCGAGGTGGAGGCCTTCCTCCATGGCGGCCGACTCCAGGATCGGTCTCTGCGGGAGGCGAAAGAACTCATCAGGAG GTATAAACCTGGGGACTTGGTTGAAGGAGTGTGTGGCACAAAATCTGGAGACTATGTGTTGCCTGATATAACAACGTTTCTATTGGTGGGCCCTAGAGATGCTGGCAAGAGCGCACTTGTGAACCGAATTACACGGGTCTTCGACAAGGATGATGATCCTGATGCACCAGATCGAGCACAGGTCTCCT GTAATTCCAAATCAACCGGTACAAGCTTCCTTCGGGAGTACAGAGTTCCTAGGAATTCAAATTCTATATGTATTTATGATACAAGGAGCCTCTCCAACAACCATGAAAACAATTTTAAGATGTTGCAAAGATGGATGACAAAGGGACTTAGCCATGGAGATATCATCACGTG GGATAATGATAATTACTCTAAGATTCAGAACATCAAGTCAATGGGAAGACAATACAGTTTTCTGCGTTGCAAGACCAGGAAGGTCAACTTTGTGATATTTGTTGTTAATGGTGCTTCTGTCCTCGAATCAAttgagaacaacaacaaaaactaCATTGATATGCTCCACAAAACATTTATGTATCCATTCTTGTCATTTGGAG ATGATAAGCCTGCTGTTGTGGTCACTCATGGAGATAGACTAACAGCACAACAGCGCATGCATGTTCGAAATGAGTTAGTAGAGTTGCTTGGCATTCCTCTGCAGCAAATTTTTGATATATCAG GATGTGATGACTACGAAACTGACTTGTCTGTATTGGATATGTTGCGTTACTGTATCCAACATGCTGAGCAAAACTTCCCTATTAAAAAGAATTATCTTTTAGAG ATGCATGGACGTGAAACTCTTAAGCAGATAGCAGTGGGGTTGATGGGCTTCGATGCAGTCATTGAAACGGCCATTATTTTCCTATGCATCGTTATCCTTCTGCTTCGTGTATCAGATAAATTGGTGCAATGGTAA
- the LOC4338271 gene encoding DNA mismatch repair protein MSH2 translates to MEGDDFLPEGGKLPELKLDARQAQGFISFFKKLPQDSRAIRLFDRRDYYTAHGENATFIAKIYYHTMSALRQLGSNSDGLSSVSVSKTMFETIARNLLLERTDRTLELYEGSGSSWRLTKSGTPGNIGSFEDILFANNDMQDSPVTVALFPVFQEGQLYVGLSFVDLTNRKLGLSEFPEDSRFTNVESALVALGCKECLLPADCEKSIDLKPLQDAITNCNVLLTERKKVEFKSRDLVQDLGRIIRGPVEPVRDLVSQFDYALGALGALVSYAELLADDTNYGNYTIEKYSLDRYMRLDSAAVRALNIAEAKTDVNKNFSLFGLMNRTCTVGMGKRLLNRWLKQPLLDVNEINNRLDMVQAFVEDPELRQGLRYQLKRMSDIDRLTHALRKRTANLQPVVKLYQSCIRVSYIKNVLQQYDGSFSALIRTKFLNSLDEWLTEDRFGRFASLVETAIDLDQLENGEYRISPRYSSDLAVLKDELSEVENHINNLHKHTAADLDLTIDKQLKLEKGQLGHVFRISKKDEQKVRKKLTSNYIIIETRKDGVKFTSSKLKKLGDQYQALLGEYTSCQKKVVDDVVRVSASFSEVFENFAAILSELDVLQSFADLATSSPIPYVRPEITASEEGDIILEGSRHPCLEAQDGVNFIPNDCTLVREKSWFQIITGPNMGGKSTFIRQVGVNVLMAQVGSFVPCDRASISVRDCIFARVGAGDCQLRGVSTFMQEMLETASILKGASDKSLIIIDELGRGTSTYDGFGLAWAICEHLVEVTRAPTLFATHFHELTALGHKSGDEHQHVPNLGIANYHVGAHIDPSSRKLTMLYKVEPGACDQSFGIHVAEFANFPEAVVALAKSKAEELEDFSTAPNFSDDSKDEVGSKRKRVFSPDDVTRGAARARLLLEELASLPLDEMDGTKAAETVTKLKSDFEKDAADNPWLQQFL, encoded by the exons ATGGAGGGCGACGACTTCTTGCCGGAGGGCGGCAAGCTCCCCGAGCTCAAGCTAG ATGCGAGGCAAGCGCAGGGCTTCATCTCTTTCTTCAAGAAACTGCCGCAG GATTCGAGGGCTATTCGTCTCTTCGATCGGCGG GATTATTACACTGCTCATGGAGAGAATGCCACATTCATTGCAAAAATATACTATCACACAATGTCTGCCTTACGCCAATTAGGTAGCAACTCTGATGGACTCTCAAGTGTCAGTGTGAGCAAGACTATGTTTGAGACCATCGCCCGCAACCTTTTGTTAGAGAGGACAGACCGTACATTGGAACTCTATGAGGGAAGTGGGTCTAGTTGGAGGTTAACAAAATCTGGAACACCTGGAAATATTGGCAGTTTTGAAGATATTCTGTTTGCAAACAATGACATGCAAGATTCTCCGGTAACTGTTGCATTGTTTCCTGTGTTCCAGGAAGGACAACTATATGTAGGTCTTAGTTTTGTTGATTTGACAAACAGGAAGCTTGGGTTGTCTGAGTTTCCCGAAGATAGTCGATTCACAAATGTAGAGTCAGCCCTTGTTGCATTAGGTTGCAAGGAGTGTCTTCTCCCAGCAGATTGTGAGAAATCTATAGATTTGAAGCCTCTTCAGGATGCTATCACTAACTGCAATGTTCTATTAACTGAAAGAAAGAAGGTTGAATTTAAATCCAGAGATCTTGTGCAGGATCTTGGTAGAATAATCAGAGGTCCTGTTGAGCCAGTTCGTGATCTTGTATCTCAGTTTGACTATGCATTGGGTGCCCTTGGAGCTCTAGTTTCATATGCTGAGTTGCTAGCAGATGATACAAACTACGGAAATTACACAATTGAGAAATACAGTTTGGACCGCTACATGCGTCTTGATTCTGCTGCTGTGCGAGCATTGAATATTGCCGAAGCTAAAACTGATGTAAACAAGAACTTCAGTTTGTTTGGTTTGATGAACAGAACCTGTACAGTAGGTATGGGAAAGAGACTGCTTAACAGATGGCTGAAACAACCTCTGCTAGATGTAAATGAAATCAATAACAGATTAGATATGGTTCAGGCTTTCGTAGAAGATCCAGAGCTTCGTCAGGGACTTAGGTACCAACTCAAAAGAATGTCGGACATTGACCGTCTGACACATGCTCTGCGGAAGAGAACAGCCAATCTGCAGCCTGTTGTCAAGCTCTACCAG TCCTGCATTAGAGTCTCATACATCAAGAATGTTCTTCAACAATATGATGGCAGTTTTTCTGCGCTGATAAGGACAAAGTTTCTTAATTCTTTAGATGAGTGGCTGACAGAGGATAGGTTTGGTAGGTTTGCTTCTCTTGTTGAGACAGCTATTGACCTTGATCAACTTGAGAATGGTGAGTATAGGATATCTCCCCGATATTCTTCTGATTTGGCTGTGCTGAAGGATGAGCTTTCTGAAGTTGAAAATCACATCAACAATTTGCACAAGCATACAGCTGCTGATCTGGATCTTACTATTGATAAGCAATTGAAGCTAGAAAAAGGGCAGCTTGGCCATGTGTTCAGAATCTCAAAGAAAGATGAACAGAAGGTTAGGAAGAAACTCACTAGCAATTACATAATCATAGAAACTCGTAAGGATGGTGTGAAGTTCACAAGCTCCAAGCTTAAAAAGTTAGGCGACCAATACCAGGCACTGCTTGGTGAGTACACAAGTTGTCAGAAAAAGGTTGTTGATGATGTAGTAAGAGTTTCAGCCTCCTTCTCAGAG GTATTTGAAAACTTTGCTGCGATACTATCTGAGTTGGATGTTTTACAAAGTTTTGCTGATTTAGCAACAAGTTCCCCAATTCCTTATGTAAGACCAGAAATCACAGCATCG GAGGAAGGAGATATCATTTTAGAAGGTAGCAGACATCCTTGTCTGGAGGCCCAAGATGGTGTTAACTTTATACCAAATGATTGCACTTTG GTGAGAGAAAAAAGTTGGTTTCAGATCATCACTGGGCCAAACATGGGTGGAAAGTCCACTTTTATACGACAG GTTGGTGTGAATGTCCTGATGGCACAAGTTGGATCGTTCGTTCCATGTGATCGGGCGAGCATTAGTGTGAGAGATTGTATTTTTGCTCGTGTTGGTGCTGGTGATTGCCAG CTACGTGGTGTTTCAACCTTTATGCAAGAAATGCTTGAAACAGCATCCATCTTGAAAGGTGCATCGGACAAGTCTCTTATTATTATTGATGAGTTGGGGCGTGGAACTTCCACATATGATGGATTTG GTCTTGCATGGGCTATCTGTGAGCATCTTGTGGAAGTGACTAGAGCACCTACGTTGTTTGCCACGCATTTTCATGAATTAACTGCATTAGGACACAAAAGTGGTGATGAGCACCAACACGTTCCAAATTTGGGAATTGCAAATTACCATGTGGGTGCACATATAGACCCATCAAGTCGGAAGTTAACTATGCTTTATAAG GTTGAACCCGGTGCATGTGACCAAAGCTTTGGTATCCACGTTGCAGAATTCGCTAATTTTCCAGAAGCTGTTGTTGCTCTTGCAAAAAGCAAAGCAGAAGAATTAGAAGATTTTTCAACTGCGCCCAATTTTTCCGATGATTCAAAAGATGAG GTTGGATCAAAACGCAAGAGGGTATTTAGCCCAGACGATGTGACTAGAGGAGCTGCTCGCGCTCGCCTTTTGTTGGAGGAATTGGCCTCATTGCCTCTAGACGAGATGGATGGCACCAAGGCCGCAGAAACCGTCACCAAACTGAAATCCGACTTCGAGAAAGATGCAGCTGATAATCCTTGGCTTCAGCAGTTCCTTTGA
- the LOC4338272 gene encoding uncharacterized protein isoform X2, with the protein MGGGGDLSPSSAPSSPSSSSEPLPHEFAEYAAVSPAIDGESDGCCVCDDPEVEAFLHGGRLQDRSLREAKELIRRYKPGDLVEGVCGTKSGDYVLPDITTFLLVGPRDAGKSALVNRITRVFDKDDDPDAPDRAQVSCNSKSTGTSFLREYRVPRNSNSICIYDTRSLSNNHENNFKMLQRWMTKGLSHGDIITWDNDNYSKIQNIKSMGRQYSFLRCKTRKVNFVIFVVNGASVLESIENNNKNYIDMLHKTFMYPFLSFGALVSEVSQSDSSELSFLSPSLSLLMEVSGIILTFHHSFIWTYHSSIIQQQVRYQLLHPMAHTFLMMWLSTVTF; encoded by the exons atgggcggcggcggcgatctcaGCCCCTCCAGCGCCCCCTCCtccccgtcgtcgtcatcgGAGCCCCTTCCCCATG AGTTTGCCGAATACGCGGCCGTATCCCCGGCAATCGATGGCGAGTCCGACGGGTGCTGCGTCTGCGATGACCCCGAGGTGGAGGCCTTCCTCCATGGCGGCCGACTCCAGGATCGGTCTCTGCGGGAGGCGAAAGAACTCATCAGGAG GTATAAACCTGGGGACTTGGTTGAAGGAGTGTGTGGCACAAAATCTGGAGACTATGTGTTGCCTGATATAACAACGTTTCTATTGGTGGGCCCTAGAGATGCTGGCAAGAGCGCACTTGTGAACCGAATTACACGGGTCTTCGACAAGGATGATGATCCTGATGCACCAGATCGAGCACAGGTCTCCT GTAATTCCAAATCAACCGGTACAAGCTTCCTTCGGGAGTACAGAGTTCCTAGGAATTCAAATTCTATATGTATTTATGATACAAGGAGCCTCTCCAACAACCATGAAAACAATTTTAAGATGTTGCAAAGATGGATGACAAAGGGACTTAGCCATGGAGATATCATCACGTG GGATAATGATAATTACTCTAAGATTCAGAACATCAAGTCAATGGGAAGACAATACAGTTTTCTGCGTTGCAAGACCAGGAAGGTCAACTTTGTGATATTTGTTGTTAATGGTGCTTCTGTCCTCGAATCAAttgagaacaacaacaaaaactaCATTGATATGCTCCACAAAACATTTATGTATCCATTCTTGTCATTTGGAG CATTGGTGTCCGAAGTGTCCCAAAGTGACTCCTCTGAGCTCTCAtttctctcaccctctctcagTCTGCTCATGGAAGTTTCTGGAATAATCTTGACCTTTCACCATTCTTTTATTTGGACTTATCACTCATCTATCATCCAACAGCAAGTACGGTATCAATTGTTGCATCCAATGGCTCATACTTTCCTAATGATGTGGCTCAGTACCGTTACATTTTAG